In Haematobia irritans isolate KBUSLIRL chromosome 1, ASM5000362v1, whole genome shotgun sequence, a genomic segment contains:
- the LOC142222570 gene encoding uncharacterized protein LOC142222570, producing MGSAAGQQKTANTATNNGSANNNKKVVLYNPNIDYSAPLQQDINAELIGSHPHAQQYHKHQSSSAQSQTQQHHQVRQNSNNSQGMRISSYPSNTTTTAASSGAAAAAVVTSANANNTASNTNNVNNLALKLSEQCNVSKLSSASTAASTNNFNLNEFNAMKPQNNGNAMAPTTNTQQLVGPQLGLMQHQQQNDNSINNLLISNNTNNHLTSLNNKVWSSQQQQQQQQHLQQLPNVNQSSAAGNNFPLESMHNNHWSEAVISSLWGSESSSSGCSSGSGSQPSLSPTLLHSAPNYRSNSKESLWSQQTSPSTSSSGCGSQLRDTYYTGGSSKLSTTNTSPTSWSNNAQINNQHMLYDANELHFSKMDKIWEIPQAGNPTTPHRDLFPELWSNINSGVTASGNVMGGHHQPHITDNISDISSNTSSNNECDIWRSAGGAAGVHGSLIGHLPNNKGMFGNNPTNLNMNENNPSGVGAAACMQLFSDEFLFK from the coding sequence ATGGGATCAGCAGCAGGACAACAAAAAACTGCTAATACAGCCACCAATAATGGCTCtgccaataataataaaaaggtGGTCTTGTATAATCCCAATATTGATTATTCAGCACCCTTGCAACAAGATATTAATGCTGAATTAATCGGGTCTCATCCACATGCTCAACAATATCACAAGCATCAATCATCGTCTGCGCAATCGCAAACACAACAACATCATCAGGTAAGGCAAAACTCCAACAATAGCCAAGGCATGCGTATATCATCTTATCCAAGCAACACTACTACAACGGCGGCATCCTCAggcgcagcagcagcagcagtggTGACATCGGCAAATGCCAATAATACCGCCTCCAATACTAATAATGTTAATAATTTAGCATTAAAATTAAGTGAACAATGTAATGTTAGTAAATTAAGCTCGGCCTCCACAGCCGCCtcaacaaataattttaatcTAAATGAATTTAATGCAATGAAACCCCAAAATAATGGCAATGCCATGGCACCAACCACAAACACTCAGCAGTTAGTAGGTCCTCAGTTAGGTTTGATGCAACATCAGCAGCAGAATGATAACAgtattaataatttattaattagtaACAATACCAACAATCATTTGACTTCATTGAATAACAAAGTATGGTCCtcgcagcagcaacagcagcaacaacaacatttgCAACAACTTCCGAATGTAAATCAATCGTCTGCTGCAGGAAATAATTTCCCTCTCGAGTCTATGCATAATAATCATTGGAGTGAGGCCGTGATTTCCTCCTTGTGGGGCTCTGAATCCAGTTCCAGTGGATGTTCATCCGGATCAGGCTCTCAACCTTCTTTGAGTCCCACTCTCTTGCACTCTGCCCCAAATTATCGTAGCAATAGCAAAGAGTCATTGTGGTCTCAACAGACCTCACCATCGACCAGTAGCTCAGGTTGTGGCAGTCAACTCAGGGATACTTATTATACTGGTGGTTCATCTAAATTGTCCACCACCAATACATCGCCCACCTCCTGGTCAAACAATGCTCAGATCAATAATCAGCATATGCTATACGATGCCAATGAATTGCATTTCTCAAAGATGGATAAAATCTGGGAGATACCACAGGCTGGCAATCCAACCACTCCACATCGTGATTTATTTCCCGAATTGTGGAGCAATATCAATTCAGGAGTAACAGCTTCTGGTAATGTTATGGGGGGTCACCATCAACCCCACATAACCGATAATATATCAGACATTAGCTCGAATACATCATCGAACAATGAATGCGATATTTGGCGCTCTGCTGGAGGAGCAGCAGGTGTACATGGCTCCTTAATAGGCCATCTCCCCAATAACAAAGGCATGTTTGGTAATAATCCTACCAATCTTAATATGAATGAAAATAATCCCAGCGGTGTGGGAGCCGCTGCTTGCATGCAATTATTTTCCGATGAATtcctatttaaataa